Proteins encoded within one genomic window of Eleutherodactylus coqui strain aEleCoq1 chromosome 1, aEleCoq1.hap1, whole genome shotgun sequence:
- the PBK gene encoding lymphokine-activated killer T-cell-originated protein kinase: protein MDESSFKTPCKVARKKSPGCSAQSPSFAIPASPFMKKFGYGTGVSVYLMKRSPKGLSRSPWAVKKVNKQCDVSHKNLYEQRLNDEAKILKNLQHPNIVGYRALTKTTDGSLCLAMEYGGEKSLCDLIEERSEKRLGPFPADTIFKVALNMARGLKYLHNDKNILHGDIKSSNVVVKGDFESIKICDVGVSLPLDENMTVNSPDAEYIGTESWKPKEALEDGGVITDKADIYAFGLTLWEMMTLAIPHVNLPPEGDDEDSFDEDDFDEDAYYEALGTRPPLNMDELNDSYQRVIELSYMCCSENPKERPSAAKIVEALESENI from the exons ATGGACGAGAGCAGCTTCAAGACCCCCTGCAAGGTGGCGCGGAAGAAGAGCCCCG GTTGCTCTGCCCAGTCCCCGTCCTTCGCCATTCCCGCCTCACCATTCATGAAGAAGTTTGGTTACGGCACCGGAGTCAGCGTCTACCTGATGAAAAG ATCACCAAAAGGTTTGTCTCGCTCTCCTTGGGCAGTGAAGAAGGTGAATAAACAATGTGACGTGTCCCATAAGAACCTGTATGAGCAGAGACTGAACGATGAGGCCAAAATCCTCAAAAACCTGCAACACCCCAACATTGTCG GATACCGAGCCCTGACCAAGACTACAGATGGCAGCCTCTGCCTCGCCATGGAGTACGGCGGAGAGAAGTCACTGTGTGATCTCATCGAGGAGCGGAGCGAGAAGCGCCTGGGACCGTTTCCTGCGGACACCATTTTTAAGGTGGCCCTGAACATGGCGCGGGGCCTGAAG TACCTGCACAACGACAAAAACATCCTGCACGGAGACATCAAATCCTCCAACGTTGTCGTCAAAGGCGACTTTGAGTCCATCAAAATCTGCGATGTCGGAGTGTCGTTGCCGCTGGATGAGAACATGACTG TGAACAGTCCGGACGCAGAGTACATCGGCACCGAATCCTGGAAGCCCAAGGAAGCTCTGGAGGACGGCGGGGTGATCACGGACAAGGCTGACATCTACGCCTTTGGTCTGACTCTATGGGAGATGATGACGTTGGCTATCCCTCATGTCAACCTGCCGCCTGAAGGCGATGACG AGGATTCGTTCGATGAAGATGACTTTGACGAGGACGCCTACTACGAAGCCCTGGGCACACGGCCGCCACTCAACATGGACGAGCTGAATGATTCCTACCAGCGGGTTATCGAACTGTCCTATATGTGCTGCAGTGAGAACCCCAAAGAACGACCCTCCGCCGCGAAGATAGTTGAGGCCTTGGAGTCGGAGAATATATAA